One part of the Thermodesulfobacterium commune DSM 2178 genome encodes these proteins:
- a CDS encoding GGDEF domain-containing protein — MPLKYFIKRHNLYSTPEVGKVTISGGVVEYQQGMELSALLKKVDERLYQAKRSGKNKIVL; from the coding sequence ATGCCTCTAAAATATTTTATTAAAAGACACAATTTATATTCTACTCCCGAAGTAGGAAAAGTTACCATAAGTGGTGGGGTGGTAGAATATCAGCAAGGTATGGAACTCTCAGCTCTCCTTAAAAAAGTAGACGAAAGGTTGTATCAGGCAAAAAGGTCTGGTAAA